A single region of the Sorghum bicolor cultivar BTx623 chromosome 9, Sorghum_bicolor_NCBIv3, whole genome shotgun sequence genome encodes:
- the LOC8077032 gene encoding 60S ribosomal protein L30: MAPTKKSKKSTESINNKLQLVMKSGKYTLGYKTVLKTLRNSKGKLIIIANNCPPLRKSEIEYYAMLAKVSVHHFHGNNVDLGTACGKYYRVCCLSIIDPGDSDIISTTPGTQ; this comes from the exons ATGGCTCCCACGAAGAAGTCG AAGAAGAGCACAGAGAGCATCAACAACAAGCTGCAGCTGGTGATGAAGAGCGGCAAGTACACCCTGGGGTACAAGACCGTCCTCAAGACGCTGCGCAACTCCAAGG GAAAGCTCATCATCATCGCGAACAACTGCCCTCCACTTAGGAAGTCTGAGATTGAGTACTATGCTATGCTGGCCAAAGTTAGCGTGCACCATTTCCATGGAA ACAATGTTGATCTTGGCACTGCCTGCGGCAAGTACTATAGGGTGTGCTGCCTCAGTATCATTGACCCAG GTGACTCGGACATCATCAGCACCACCCCTGGCACCCAGTGA
- the LOC8077033 gene encoding endoplasmic reticulum-Golgi intermediate compartment protein 3, which translates to MDAFLQRLKRLDAYPKVNEDFYKRTLSGGIVTLVAAVVMLLLFISETRSYFYSATETKLVVDTSRGERLRVNFDITFPSIPCTLLSVDTMDISGEQHHDIRHDIEKRRLDSHGNVIEARKEGIGGAKIERPLQKHGGRLDKGEQYCGTCYGAEESDEQCCNSCEEVREAYKKKGWALTNPDLIDQCAREDFVERVKTQQDEGCNVHGFLDVSKVAGNFHFAPGKGFYESNIDVPELSVLEGGFNITHKINKLSFGTEFPGVVNPLDGAQWIQPASDGTYQYFIKVVPTIYTDIRGHNIHSNQFSVTEHFRDGNILPKPQPGVFFFYDFSPIKVIFTEENRSLLHYLTNLCAIVGGVFTVSGIIDSFIYHGQKALKKKMELGKYR; encoded by the exons ATGGACGCGTTCCTGCAGAGGCTCAAGCGGCTGGATGCGTACCCCAAGGTGAACGAGGACTTCTACAAGCGGACGCTCTCCGGCGGCATCGTCACGctcgtcgccgccgtcgtcaTGCTGCTCCTCTTCATCTCCGAGACCA GGTCATATTTTTATTCAGCAACAGAGACTAAATTAGTTGTGGACACATCAAGAGGAGAAAGGCTACGAGTAAAT TTTGATATTACTTTTCCGAGCATTCCTTGCACCCTCCTCAGCGTTGATACAATGGATATTAGTGGAGAGCAGCATCATGACATT AGGCATGACATCGAGAAGAGAAGATTAGATTCACATGGTAATGTTattgaagcaagaaaagaaggcatTGGCGGAGCAAAG ATCGAGAGACCATTGCAAAAACATGGAGGAAGGCTTGACAAAGGCGAACAATATTGTGGCACGTGTTATGGTGCCGAGGAG TCGGATGAGCAATGCTGTAATTCTTGCGAAGAAGTCAGGGAGGCATATAAGAAGAAAGGATGGGCTCTGACAAATCCTGACCTAATTGACCAG TGCGCTAGAGAGGATTTTGTTGAGAGAGTTAAAACTCAGCAAGATGAAGGCTGCAACGTCCATGGCTTTTTAGATGTCAGTAAAGTTGCTGGAAATTTTCACTTTGCCCCAGGCAAAGGATTTTATGAATCAAACATAGATGTGCCTGAGCTGTCAGTACTTGAAGGTGGTTTCAAT ATTACCCACAAAATAAACAAACTGTCCTTTGGGACAGAATTCCCTGGTGTTGTTAATCCACTTGATGG TGCTCAGTGGATACAGCCAGCTTCAGATGGGACATACCAGTATTTCATAAAA GTTGTCCCTACAATATACACTGATATAAGAGGACACAATATTCATTCGAACCAG TTCTCGGTAACGGAACATTTTAGAGATGGAAATATTCTTCCGAAACCCCAACCTGGAGTATTTTTCTTCTATGATTTCTCACCTATAAAG GTGATATTCACAGAAGAAAATAGATCTCTACTCCACTACCTGACAAACCTTTGTGCTATAGTGGGAG GTGTGTTCACAGTCTCTGGTATCATTGACTCGTTCATATACCATGGACAGAAGGCGCTCAAGAAGAAAATGGAGTTAGGCAAATACAGATGA
- the LOC8077034 gene encoding F-box protein At4g18380 → MHPKARIHADPVREVDHFDCLPDSLVLLILNKVEDVRSLGRCYAVSKRLCGLVPLVHDVYVKIDRVVAVDGDAEDTLNLSSPKPRNIFSHFLKLMLLTIIKPFHSMRNPNGTGRPLFPQLSQHSPAQVLRNFTHVRNLRIELPSGDVGTEEGVLLKWRAEYGSTLQNCVILGGTRVDRKPVGGEHEPSLEDNGSMPESFYTNGGLKLRVVWTISSLIAASTRHYLLRSIINDHPTLRSLVLTDADGQGTLCMGAEQLKEFRENQLSASACSNRTQVPACNMKLKYAPYLELPGGMALQGATLVAIKPSPEGSNGGHPNRKEADGFVFGAFDGPFKAAVKALMKRRTYLLEMNGF, encoded by the coding sequence ATGCATCCCAAGGCTCGAATCCACGCCGACCCGGTGCGCGAGGTCGACCACTTCGACTGCCTGCCGGATTCGCTCGTCCTGCTGATCCTGAACAAGGTCGAGGACGTGCGATCGCTCGGCCGGTGCTACGCCGTGTCCAAGCGCCTCTGTGGGCTTGTTCCCCTTGTCCATGATGTGTATGTCAAGATTGACCGCGTCGTGGCGGTCGACGGCGACGCCGAGGACACTCTCAACCTGTCCTCGCCCAAGCCTCGGAACATCTTCTCGCACTTCCTCAAGCTGATGCTCCTCACAATCATCAAGCCGTTCCACAGCATGCGCAACCCTAACGGTACTGGGAGACCATTGTTCCCGCAGCTCTCGCAGCACTCGCCAGCACAGGTGCTCAGGAACTTCACGCACGTCAGGAATCTTCGGATTGAGCTCCCCTCTGGGGATGTGGGTACTGAGGAGGGAGTTCTGCTGAAATGGCGGGCAGAGTATGGGAGCACACTTCAGAATTGTGTGATCCTCGGGGGTACCCGGGTTGACCGCAAGCCTGTTGGTGGAGAGCATGAGCCATCTTTGGAGGATAATGGGAGCATGCCAGAGTCTTTCTATACCAATGGTGGGCTGAAACTTCGTGTTGTCTGGACAATCAGCTCTCTAATTGCGGCATCAACGAGGCACTATCTTCTCCGctcaatcatcaatgaccaTCCCACACTTCGGAGCTTGGTACTAACAGATGCCGATGGCCAAGGCACATTGTGCATGGGGGCAGAGCAGCTGAAGGAGTTCAGAGAGAACCAGTTGTCTGCCTCAGCGTGTTCTAACAGGACTCAGGTCCCAGCCTGCAACATGAAGCTCAAGTATGCTCCATATCTTGAGCTGCCTGGTGGTATGGCGTTGCAAGGCGCTACTTTGGTGGCTATCAAACCCTCACCTGAGGGAAGCAATGGAGGCCATCCTAACCGTAAGGAAGCCGACGGGTTTGTGTTTGGAGCATTTGATGGGCCATTTAAGGCTGCTGTGAAGGCACTGATGAAGAGACGTACTTACCTTCTGGAGATGAATGGCTTCTAG
- the LOC8064163 gene encoding uncharacterized protein LOC8064163, giving the protein MGVVEVEAKQDARCSIKKTLRCSIRTSWRCAYEHWAIFSLVLLLYLLHKYTPGFFAFLLSTSPVIICTSLLLAVLLCHGSAHLPEIHEDRKAPGQISAGSSSRDVCAEEQQRFSGPTLKKNISTEASFRRRDCNNHPDLGENVPLLKQVCQGDGRLEKFHTSVPYLKQEAATEEYMKYNAEKESKGAFPSKDEYASSFDDVHSSEDVKVVAKPDDQGTVSTDAQSGEVADISPDHKAVDGTPSKCKWGRAFSVRRRKKLADIKVEAINSVVDNQLDHSLFSPFDTFGSHDNSSSGFDHDTAERHSPDVSMTDNSQVLDETETGPPLGVDCSCPDPITTDDSDNHLNIYSLDSQPQSVNSEVADNSKARDDGEEKKDDAGTEPALLWTADNEKNVMDLGYSEIERNRRLETLMVKRKSRKNIQFDPDSLGGISVSARRMNPFADDAEIPGSAPPILHPRDNDPFDFLTDEQSDDSGLPAPDNLEPQKDPMPVLHQDALFRRHESFSFGRPPQSQRHGLSRFKPCFAPEESSLDEASTSSFQRQFSDRSVSRLSVVSECDTVSSVGDQEHNDLIRNYIRGVRESSPSLLGQQDGGGDGDAVSVCAGNECSDGISSFVDNETLNAVIC; this is encoded by the coding sequence ATGGGCGTTGTTGAGGTTGAGGCAAAGCAAGATGCTCGGTGCAGCATCAAGAAAACTCTAAGGTGCTCTATCAGAACGAGCTGGAGATGTGCGTATGAACATTGGGCAATATTCAGCCTCGTGCTGCTGCTCTATCTGCTGCACAAGTACACGCCGGGTTTCTTCGCTTTCCTGCTCTCCACTTCTCCGGTGATTATATGCACCAGCCTTCTCCTTGCCGTGCTGCTATGCCATGGGAGCGCACACCTTCCGGAGATCCATGAAGACCGGAAGGCTCCTGGACAAATTTCAGCTGGGAGCTCGTCCAGAGATGTTTGTGCTGAAGAACAACAGAGGTTTTCAGGTCCTACATTGAAGAAGAACATAAGCACAGAGGCAAGTTTTCGCAGAAGGGACTGTAACAATCATCCTGATCTGGGTGAAAATGTTCCTCTTCTGAAGCAAGTTTGTCAAGGGGATGGGAGACTCGAAAAATTTCACACTTCTGTTCCTTATCTGAAGCAAGAAGCTGCTACGGAAGAGTACATGAAGTATAATGCAGAAAAAGAGTCTAAAGGTGCATTTCCTAGCAAGGATGAGTATGCCAGTTCGTTCGATGACGTGCATTCAAGTGAGGATGTTAAAGTGGTGGCAAAACCAGATGATCAAGGGACAGTATCTACAGATGCACAGAGTGGTGAGGTGGCAGATATTTCACCAGACCATAAGGCTGTTGATGGAACACCAAGTAAATGCAAATGGGGTCGTGCATTTTCCGTGCGCCGGAGGAAGAAGCTTGCTGATATAAAGGTCGAGGCTATTAATTCTGTTGTGGACAACCAATTAGACCATTCTCTATTCTCACCATTCGATACATTTGGCAGCCATGATAACAGttcatcaggatttgaccatgaTACTGCAGAGAGACACTCTCCTGATGTTTCCATGACAGACAATTCTCAAGTACTTGATGAGACTGAGACAGGCCCTCCTTTGGGTGTTGATTGCTCTTGCCCTGATCCCATTACTACTGATGATTCAGACAATCATTTGAACATATATTCTCTGGATTCTCAACCACAAAGTGTTAACAGCGAAGTGGCTGACAATAGCAAGGCCAGAGATGATGGTgaggagaagaaggatgatgctgGAACTGAGCCTGCACTTCTGTGGACAGCTGACAACGAGAAGAATGTCATGGATCTTGGGTACTCCGAAATCGAAAGGAACCGTCGGTTGGAGACACTGATGGTGAAGAGAAAATCAAGGAAAAACATACAATTTGATCCTGACAGCTTGGGCGGTATTTCAGTTTCAGCACGAAGGATGAACCCCTTTGCTGATGATGCAGAAATTCCAGGCTCGGCTCCTCCTATTCTGCATCCACGAGACAATGATCCCTTCGATTTCCTTACTGATGAGCAATCAGACGACAGTGGCCTCCCTGCACCCGATAATCTGGAACCCCAGAAGGATCCAATGCCAGTTCTTCATCAAGACGCGCTCTTCAGAAGGCACGAGAGCTTCAGCTTCGGCAGGCCGCCTCAGAGTCAGAGACACGGACTCAGCAGGTTCAAGCCATGCTTTGCCCCAGAGGAATCCAGCCTTGACGAAGCGAGCACAAGCAGTTTCCAGCGGCAGTTCAGTGACCGGAGCGTGTCAAGGCTGAGCGTCGTCTCCGAGTGCGACACGGTCTCTTCGGTCGGCGATCAGGAGCACAACGACCTCATCCGGAACTACATCCGCGGGGTGCGTGAATCATCGCCGAGCCTGCTAGGGCAgcaggacggcggcggcgatggcgacGCCGTGTCTGTGTGTGCTGGAAACGAGTGCTCGGACGGGATCAGCAGCTTCGTGGACAATGAGACTCTGAATGCTGTCATCTGCTGA
- the LOC8064164 gene encoding uncharacterized protein LOC8064164, with the protein MTKPTAGFQTPRPSSLRSSTAGARSAAAKLAVASAVPRDLASSTKVVRKCLDYDGDTILPATAAPTPPLDDVLEDGLALPLDLPDPEVSGDSSSSSSSVIFAAPDDAVITSADSSVTEVAAPADSTADSDASLPEQIKFVMSELHAATGLSPRSKRLLTALAEAANAELTPTATTARRLRRATFWGKVRVAVLAATVTTVAAIDVALAAYLYARRVNDRYHVMPPT; encoded by the exons ATGACGAAACCCACCGCTGGCTTCCAGACGCCGCGCCCTTCCTCCCTTCGCTCCTCCACCGCTGGCGCCCGCTCCGCCGCAGCGAAGCTCGCGGTCGCCAGCGCCGTCCCACGGGACCTCGCCTCCAGCACCAAG GTGGTGCGCAAGTGCCTGGACTACGACGGCGACACCATCCTCCCTGCTACCGCAGCCCCCACGCCGCCGCTGGATGACGTGCTGGAGGACGGCCTCGCACTTCCGCTGGACCTGCCAGACCCTGAAGTCTCCGgcgactcctcctcctcctcctcctccgtcaTCTTCGCTGCTCCGGATGACGCGGTGATAACTTCCGCCGACTCCTCTGTCACCGAG GTCGCCGCGCCCGCCGACTCCACCGCCGACAGCGACGCATCTCTCCCGGAACAAATCAAGTTCGTCATGTCCGAGCTGCATGCCGCCACCGGCCTCAGCCCGCGCTCCAAGCGCCTCCTCACGGCGCTCGCCGAGGCCGCGAACGCCGAGCTCACCCCCACGGCCACCACCGCCCGCCGCCTCCGTCGCGCCACCTTCTGGGGCAAGGTGCGCGTGGCGGTCCTCGCCGCGACGGTCaccaccgtggccgccatcgaCGTCGCGCTCGCCGCCTACCTCTACGCGCGCCGCGTCAACGACCGGTACCACGTCATGCCCCCCACCTGA